A window of the Cannabis sativa cultivar Pink pepper isolate KNU-18-1 chromosome X, ASM2916894v1, whole genome shotgun sequence genome harbors these coding sequences:
- the LOC115704544 gene encoding beta-amyrin 16-alpha-hydroxylase CYP87D16 isoform X2: protein MWITSVVFGVVGLMVIWLGYWIRQWRNPKCNGILPPGSMGFPLIGETLPLIIPSYSLDIHPFIKTRIQRYGTIFRTSIAGRPVIISADPEFNNFLFQQEGRLVEIWYLDTFSKIFAQEGESRTSAVGAVHKYVRSLFLNHFGVHSLKEKLIPQLEQVVNKSLTSWSTQHSVDIKRVASAMFLDFSAKQILSYDAETSPLRLSEAYSRILNGFMSFPVNIPGTAYHQCLKDQKKVVSMLRDMLKERQNSPELDRGDLLDQIYKDMEKEKFLSEDFIVLLIFGGLFATFESVTAVMTLALSILSEHSSVLEEMITEQEAILKNRENPNSSLTWDEYKSMPFTLHVINESLRLGNVAPGLLRRAIKDIPVKGFTIPAGWTIMLVTSAQQLSPNTFQNPLEFNPWRWKELDSEIISKNFMPFGGGTRQCAGAEYSRVFMATFFHVLLTKFRCNFFPLVDKN from the exons ATGTGGATTACTAGTGTTGTATTTGGGGTAGTGGGGTTGATGGTGATATGGCTTGGCTATTGGATTAGGCAATGGAGGAATCCCAAGTGCAATGGGATTCTTCCACCAGGCTCAATGGGATTCCCTCTCATTGGAGAAACTCTCCCTCTCATTATTCCCAGTTACTCTCTTGACATTCATCCCTTCATCAAAACAAGAATTCAAAG ATATGGAACTATATTCCGAACAAGCATAGCAGGTCGACCAGTTATAATATCAGCTGATCCTGAATTCAATAATTTCCTTTTCCAGCAAGAAGGGAGGCTAGTTGAGATTTGGTATTTGGACACCTTTTCAAAGATATTTGCTCAAGAAGGCGAATCTCGAACCAGCGCAGTTGGTGCTGTACACAAGTACGTGCGAAGCTTATTTCTCAATCACTTTGGTGTTCATAGCCTAAAGGAAAAACTTATACCTCAGCTTGAACAAGTGGTCAACAAGTCTCTCACTTCATGGTCAACTCAACATTCTGTTGACATTAAACGAGTTGCTTCAGCT ATGTTTTTAGACTTTAGTGCCAAGCAAATTTTAAGTTATGATGCTGAAACTTCACCATTAAGATTGAGCGAGGCATATAGTAGAATCTTAAATGGTTTCATGTCTTTTCCTGTGAACATACCTGGCACAGCATACCATCAATGTCTAAAG GACCAAAAAAAGGTAGTATCCATGTTGAGGGATATGCTAAAGGAAAGACAGAACTCGCCCGAGTTGGATCGGGGTGATTTGTTGGATCAGATTTATAAGGACATGGAAAAAGAGAAGTTCTTATCTGAAGATTTCATTGTTTTGCTGATTTTTGGGGGCCTTTTTGCTACATTTGAGTCAGTTACGGCTGTGATGACATTAGCTTTGTCAATACTTTCGGAGCATTCTTCTGTATTAGAGGAGATGATA ACTGAGCAGGAAGCAATCCTCAAAAACAGAGAAAATCCAAACTCTTCACTCACATGGGATGAATACAAATCAATGCCTTTTACTCTTCAT GTTATCAATGAAAGTCTTAGGCTGGGAAATGTTGCACCAGGATTATTACGTAGAGCAATCAAAGATATCCCAGTAAAAG GATTTACTATTCCAGCTGGGTGGACCATTATGCTGGTCACCTCTGCTCAGCAGTTGAGTCCCAACACATTCCAAAATCCACTTGAGTTTAATCCATGGCGTTGGAAG GAACTCGATTCCGAAATTATATCTAAGAATTTCATGCCTTTTGGAGGAGGAACGAGACAATGTGCAGGAGCAGAGTATAGTAGGGTGTTCATGGCAACTTTTTTTCATGTCTTGCTCACTAAATTTAGGTGCAATTTTTTCCCTTTG GTGGACAAAAATTAA
- the LOC115716752 gene encoding beta-amyrin 16-alpha-hydroxylase CYP87D16-like: MWITSVVFGVVGLLVIWVGNWIRKWRNPKCNGILPPGSMGFPLIGETLPLIIPSYSLDIHPFIKTRIQRYGTIFRTSIAGRPVIMSADPEFNNFILQQEGKLVELWYMDTFSKIFAQDGESRTSAVGTVHKYGRNIFLNHFGTKSLKEKLIPQIEQVVNNALTSWSTQDSVDIKRVASAMILEFSAKLVFSYDAETSPINITETYSRIINGFMSFPLNIPGTAYHQCQKDQNKVVSMLKDKLKERKNAPELNHGDLLDQICKDMEKEKFLSEDFIGQLLFGGLFATFESVSTVITLAFLLLPEHHSVLEEMIAEQEAILESRENTSSSLTWDEYKLMPFTLHVINEILRLGNVTPGLLRKAIKDIPVKGFTIPAGWTILLATSAQQLSPNTFQNPLEFNPWRWKELDSEVISKNFMPFGGGMRQCAGAEYSRVFMATFFHVLLTKYRWTKIKEGTISRNPVLGFGKGIHIKFSKM; encoded by the exons ATGTGGATTACTAGTGTTGTATTTGGGGTAGTGGGATTGCTGGTGATATGGGTTGGGAATTGGATTAGGAAATGGAGGAATCCCAAGTGCAATGGGATTCTTCCACCAGGCTCAATGGGATTCCCTCTCATTGGAGAAACTCTTCCTCTCATTATTCCCAGTTACTCTCTTGACATTCATCCCTTCATCAAAACAAGAATTCAAAG ATATGGGACTATTTTCCGAACAAGCATAGCAGGACGACCCGTTATAATGTCAGCTGATCCAGAATTCAACAATTTCATTTTACAGCAAGAAGGGAAGCTAGTTGAGTTATGGTATATGGACACCTTTTCAAAAATCTTTGCACAAGATGGTGAATCTCGAACCAGCGCAGTTGGTACAGTACACAAGTACGGGAGAAACATATTTCTCAATCACTTTGGTACTAAAAGCCTAAAAGAAAAACTCATACCTCAGATTGAACAAGTAGTCAACAATGCTCTCACTTCATGGTCAACTCAAGATTCTGTTGACATTAAACGAGTTGCTTCAGCT ATGATTTTAGAGTTTAGCGCCAAGCTAGTTTTCAGTTACGATGCTGAAActtcacctataaatataactGAAACTTATAGTAGAATCATAAATGGTTTCATGTCTTTTCCTTTGAACATACCTGGCACAGCATACCATCAATGTCAAAAG GACCAAAACAAAGTAGTGTCCATGTTGAAGGATAAGCTAAAGGAGAGAAAGAATGCGCCCGAGTTGAATCATGGTGATTTGTTGGATCAGATTTGTAAGGACATGGAAAAAGAGAAATTCTTATCTGAAGATTTCATTGGTCAACTGCTTTTTGGGGGCTTGTTTGCTACATTTGAGTCAGTTTCAACTGTGATTACATTAGCATTTTTGTTACTTCCAGAGCATCATTCAGTATTGGAGGAGATGATA GCAGAGCAGGAAGCAATTCTCGAAAGCAGAGAAAATACAAGCTCTTCACTCACATGGGACGAATACAAATTGATGCCTTTTACTCTTCAT GTTATCAATGAAATTCTTAGGCTGGGAAATGTTACACCAGGATTATTACGCAAAGCAATCAAAGATATCCCAGTTAAAG GATTTACTATTCCGGCTGGGTGGACCATTCTGCTGGCCACCTCTGCTCAGCAGTTAAGTCCAAACACATTCCAAAATCCGCTTGAGTTCAATCCATGGCGTTGGAAG GAACTCGATTCCGAAGTTATATCAAAGAATTTCATGCCTTTTGGTGGAGGAATGAGACAGTGTGCAGGAGCTGAGTATAGTAGGGTGTTCATGGCAACCTTTTTCCACGTCTTGCTCACCAAATATAG GTGGACAAAAATCAAAGAAGGAACTATTTCTCGAAATCCTGTTTTAGGATTTGGGAAAGGCATTCACATTAAATTTTCTAAGATGTAA
- the LOC115704544 gene encoding beta-amyrin 16-alpha-hydroxylase CYP87D16 isoform X1 gives MWITSVVFGVVGLMVIWLGYWIRQWRNPKCNGILPPGSMGFPLIGETLPLIIPSYSLDIHPFIKTRIQRYGTIFRTSIAGRPVIISADPEFNNFLFQQEGRLVEIWYLDTFSKIFAQEGESRTSAVGAVHKYVRSLFLNHFGVHSLKEKLIPQLEQVVNKSLTSWSTQHSVDIKRVASAMFLDFSAKQILSYDAETSPLRLSEAYSRILNGFMSFPVNIPGTAYHQCLKDQKKVVSMLRDMLKERQNSPELDRGDLLDQIYKDMEKEKFLSEDFIVLLIFGGLFATFESVTAVMTLALSILSEHSSVLEEMITEQEAILKNRENPNSSLTWDEYKSMPFTLHVINESLRLGNVAPGLLRRAIKDIPVKGFTIPAGWTIMLVTSAQQLSPNTFQNPLEFNPWRWKELDSEIISKNFMPFGGGTRQCAGAEYSRVFMATFFHVLLTKFRWTKIKGGSIYRNPILGFGKGVHIKFSKK, from the exons ATGTGGATTACTAGTGTTGTATTTGGGGTAGTGGGGTTGATGGTGATATGGCTTGGCTATTGGATTAGGCAATGGAGGAATCCCAAGTGCAATGGGATTCTTCCACCAGGCTCAATGGGATTCCCTCTCATTGGAGAAACTCTCCCTCTCATTATTCCCAGTTACTCTCTTGACATTCATCCCTTCATCAAAACAAGAATTCAAAG ATATGGAACTATATTCCGAACAAGCATAGCAGGTCGACCAGTTATAATATCAGCTGATCCTGAATTCAATAATTTCCTTTTCCAGCAAGAAGGGAGGCTAGTTGAGATTTGGTATTTGGACACCTTTTCAAAGATATTTGCTCAAGAAGGCGAATCTCGAACCAGCGCAGTTGGTGCTGTACACAAGTACGTGCGAAGCTTATTTCTCAATCACTTTGGTGTTCATAGCCTAAAGGAAAAACTTATACCTCAGCTTGAACAAGTGGTCAACAAGTCTCTCACTTCATGGTCAACTCAACATTCTGTTGACATTAAACGAGTTGCTTCAGCT ATGTTTTTAGACTTTAGTGCCAAGCAAATTTTAAGTTATGATGCTGAAACTTCACCATTAAGATTGAGCGAGGCATATAGTAGAATCTTAAATGGTTTCATGTCTTTTCCTGTGAACATACCTGGCACAGCATACCATCAATGTCTAAAG GACCAAAAAAAGGTAGTATCCATGTTGAGGGATATGCTAAAGGAAAGACAGAACTCGCCCGAGTTGGATCGGGGTGATTTGTTGGATCAGATTTATAAGGACATGGAAAAAGAGAAGTTCTTATCTGAAGATTTCATTGTTTTGCTGATTTTTGGGGGCCTTTTTGCTACATTTGAGTCAGTTACGGCTGTGATGACATTAGCTTTGTCAATACTTTCGGAGCATTCTTCTGTATTAGAGGAGATGATA ACTGAGCAGGAAGCAATCCTCAAAAACAGAGAAAATCCAAACTCTTCACTCACATGGGATGAATACAAATCAATGCCTTTTACTCTTCAT GTTATCAATGAAAGTCTTAGGCTGGGAAATGTTGCACCAGGATTATTACGTAGAGCAATCAAAGATATCCCAGTAAAAG GATTTACTATTCCAGCTGGGTGGACCATTATGCTGGTCACCTCTGCTCAGCAGTTGAGTCCCAACACATTCCAAAATCCACTTGAGTTTAATCCATGGCGTTGGAAG GAACTCGATTCCGAAATTATATCTAAGAATTTCATGCCTTTTGGAGGAGGAACGAGACAATGTGCAGGAGCAGAGTATAGTAGGGTGTTCATGGCAACTTTTTTTCATGTCTTGCTCACTAAATTTAG GTGGACAAAAATTAAAGGAGGAAGTATATATCGAAATCCCATTTTAGGATTTGGAAAAGGCGTTCACATTAAATTCTCTAAGAAGTAA
- the LOC115702500 gene encoding probable flavin-containing monooxygenase 1: protein MGKEVAIIGAGVSGLLACKYVLSKGFQPIVFESRSGVGGLWTKTIETTKLQTPKPLYQFSDFPWGSSVEEMFPDQHQVLDYIESYAHHFDLVKHIKFNSVVRSLEYDASDQDMQHWALWGGDGEACGSRGKWNLVVQQNTEADDQVYRVDFVILCIGRFSNVPNIPEFPPDHGPNVFHGQVIHSKDYAAMDSKAAAEFVKDKQVTIVGFQKSALDIAMECSTVNGVENPCTVLYRTEHWNIPDYTPWGFPLANLYLNRFSELLVHKPGEGCILGLLATLLSPVKEAFSKFVESGIKHKLPLEKHGMVPRNSFHQQINTCLVATVPEKFYDRVEEGSIILKKASTFGFCKEGVLVDGETNPRNTDVVILATGYKGDQSLKHIFTSPAFQGYIVGDPNASLPLYRECVHPKIPQLAVIGFSESVSNLYTSEMRCRWVSELIDGTFKLPSIKEMEEDVGKWDEYKRRYSGQYYRRSCIGAIHVWYNDQLCKDMGWNPKRKKGFFAELFEPYGPMDYVSP, encoded by the exons ATGGGGAAGGAGGTAGCCATTATTGGAGCAGGAGTAAGTGGCCTCTTGGCTTGCAAATATGTTCTCTCAAAGGGATTCCAGCCCATTGTTTTCGAGTCACGTAGTGGAGTGGGTGGGTTGTGGACCAAAACCATAGAGACAACTAAGCTCCAAACTCCAAAGCCATTATACCAATTCTCGGATTTCCCATGGGGTTCGTCTGTGGAGGAGATGTTCCCTGACCAACATCAAGTCTTGGACTACATCGAATCGTATGCACACCATTTCGACCTGGTGAAACACATCAAGTTCAACTCAGTGGTTCGTTCGCTTGAATATGATGCTTCCGACCAAGATATGCAACATTGGGCTCTTTGGGGTGGCGATGGAGAGGCCTGTGGCTCTCGAGGGAAGTGGAATCTCGTTGTTCAACAAAATACCGAGGCCGATGATCAG GTTTACAGAGTCGACTTTGTGATCCTTTGCATTGGACGATTCAGCAATGTGCCTAACATTCCAGAATTCCCACCAGATCATGGGCCCAATGTGTTTCATGGCCAAGTCATTCACTCCAAAGACTATGCCGCCATGGATTCCAAAGCTGCTGCTGAATTTGTCAAAGATAAGCAAGTTACTATCGTTGGCTTTCAGAAATCTGCACTAGACATTGCTATGGAATGTTCCACTGTAAATG GTGTGGAAAATCCATGCACTGTGCTATACAGAACAGAACACTGGAATATTCCAGATTACACTCCATGGGGTTTCCCGTTAGCTAATTTATACCTTAATCGCTTCTCTGAATTACTTGTTCATAAGCCTGGTGAAGGTTGTATACTGGGTCTCTTAGCTACTTTACTTTCTCCTGTG aaagaGGCATTCTCAAAATTTGTGGAGAGTGGCATAAAGCATAAGCTTCCATTGGAGAAGCATGGAATGGTACCCAGGAATAGCTTTCATCAGCAAATTAATACTTGTTTAGTGGCAACAGTGCCTGAAAAGTTTTATGATAGAGTTGAAGAAGGGAGTATTATTTTGAAGAAAGCATCAACATTTGGTTTCTGCAAAGAAGGTGTTTTGGTAGACGGTGAAACCAACCCAAGAAACACCGATGTGGTCATATTGGCCACTGGATATAAGGGTGACCAAAGCCTCAAACACATTTTTACATCCCCAGCCTTTCAGGGCTACATTGTTGGTGACCCTAATGCTTCGTTACCCCTATATAG GGAATGTGTTCATCCAAAAATTCCACAGCTGGCGGTGATTGGATTCTCAGAAAGTGTGTCAAACTTGTACACCTCAGAGATGAGATGTCGATGGGTATCGGAGCTCATTGACGGAACTTTTAAGCTACCTAGCATCAAAGAAATGGAAGAAGATGTTGGTAAATGGGATGAGTACAAGAGACGTTACTCTGGTCAGTACTACAGGAGATCATGCATAGGTGCCATTCATGTATGGTACAATGACCAGTTGTGCAAGGACATGGGTTGGAACCCCAAAAGAAAGAAGGGCTTTTTTGCTGAATTATTTGAGCCTTATGGACCAATGGATTATGTTTCACCCTAG